In a genomic window of Salmo trutta chromosome 32, fSalTru1.1, whole genome shotgun sequence:
- the LOC115170791 gene encoding E3 ubiquitin-protein ligase RNF25, translating into MCDRQCTIEEVVPVGRTKMAAESDVLSEIEVLQSIYLDELQINRRDDGGWEVSLVLYPSTGEDSLSQFVRLTLTLTLDLQYPSSPPSISIHNPRGLSDDKLCSVQKCLQTEAESCLGSPVLYQLIEKAKEILTESNIPHGNCVICLYGFKDGEAFTKTRCYHYFHSHCLGRYITHSETELQEREKELEQDKTRERTDDEELTVVCPVCREPLTYNVDQLLSNPAPSFPKLEGAMIGVEFRQRWAELQNILERQKAKGGIIDTEAESNRFLIHINEPPPDSDNVSADGNASPSQSLPSLPPASTNQITAPKLQHAGHSHRGGRPGHQYWHQGPQGHFRGPRRGGRGRPHTHPGTPVPPTDHLDKLSLSSEKHDNFHSAAPVNSHDAPIKARLQENSSHPELGQAQLSQLEKEEGEGRTELSQQEAPVPKDGQPISKSSLDTSKMDIPPSNGMEMEPGRGHRERGRRRGPRSSAQQPDQWQERYLRGTDQWDARGGRYHRYWDGRGQRSRGGANYPRGRAHMAGGRGFHPSVGEVGREGAAL; encoded by the exons TGTGCTGTCTGAGATCGAGGTTCTCCAGTCCATCTATCTGGATGAGCTGCAGATTAACAGGAGAGATGATGG GGGATGGGAGGTGAGTCTGGTACTATATCCCTCCACGGGTGAAGATTCCCTCTCTCAGTTTGTGCGACTCACCCTAACTTTGACTCTCGACTTGCAG tatccctcctctcctccctccatttcCATCCACAACCCTCGGGGTCTTTCTGATGACAAGCTGTGCAG tgtgcAGAAATGTCTGCAGACAGAGGCGGAGTCCTGCCTGGGTTCCCCTGTGTTGTACCAGCTCATTGAG aaagccaAAGAGATCCTGACGGAGAGCAATATTCCCCATGGCAACTGCGTCATCTGCCTTTACGGGTTTAAG GATGGGGAGGCGTTCACCAAGACCAGATGCTACCACTACTTCCACTCCCACTGCCTAGGCCGCTACATCACCCACTCTGAGACTGAGctccaggagagggagaaggagctggagcaggacaagacacggGAGAGGACCGATGATGAG GAGCTAACCGTTGTGTGTCCCGTGTGTAGAGAACCTCTGACTTACAACGTTGACCAGCTCCTGTCCAATCCCGCCCCTAGCTTTCCAAAG CTGGAGGGAGCGATGATAGGGGTGGAGTTCCGGCAGAGGTGGGCTGAGCTCCAGAACATTTTGGAGCGTCAGAAAGCAAAAGGCGGGATTATTGACACAGAGGCAGAGTCTAACCGCTTCCTCATACATATTAATGAG CCGCCTCCCGACTCGGACAACGTCAGCGCTGACGGGAATGCCTCTCCCAGCCAATCACTGCCCTCccttccccctgcctccaccaATCAGATCACAGCACCAAAGCTGCAGCACGCTGGCCACTCGCATCGCGGGGGAAGGCCAGGTCACCAGTACTGGCACCAAGGGCCGCAGGGCCACTTCAGGGGCccgaggaggggagggagaggcaggcccCACACCCACCCAGGGACACCTGTCCCCCCCACCGACCATCTGGACAaactctctctgtcctcagagAAACATGACAACTTCCACAGCGCTGCTCCTGTCAACTCTCATGACGCACCAATCAAAGCCAGACTTCAGGAGAACTCTAGCCACCCGGAACTGGGACAAGCACAGTTAAGCCAATTGGAGAAGGAAGAAGGGGAGGGACGTACGGAGCTAAGCCAACAAGAGGCTCCAGTTCCTAAAGACGGTCAGCCAATAAGCAAATCAAGCCTGGACACTTCTAAAATGGACATCCCACCTAGCAATGGCATGGAAATGGAGCCTGGGCGAGGCCatagggagaggggaaggaggaggggccCTCGCAGTTCAGCGCAACAGCCTGACCAATGGCAAGAGAGGTATTTGAGAGGAACGGACCAATGGGATGCTCGGGGGGGCAGGTACCATCGCTACTGGGACGGGCGAGGTCAGCGAAGCAGGGGAGGTGCCAACTACCCCCGTGGCAGAGCTCACATGGCTGGTGGGAGGGGCTTCCATCcgagtgtgggagaggtggggagagagggtgcTGCTCTATGA